One window of Cohnella hashimotonis genomic DNA carries:
- a CDS encoding alpha-L-rhamnosidase C-terminal domain-containing protein produces MDIANNRALPKWIWHRERHQQRSLTLTAHLNADAPIEGAVFRVALTGAAVVRWNGDIVGRIVESPAAAAAFASVAGFPASIPAGRHTLSVEIVAKDDYPIADVNAYLHARTVGFIGFVEGEGLWLPSGEDWLADGERADVVALLGEEPFGDLESSPDWFVRGGYGDIVATPLEDSTVPERFGVDASPAGAGAWRFGGTLAGSGGAPLEDPVPERLELFYHLRKQNEWTLRRAAQQRLDLAALPQATVDLEREHNARILLVNEGTSALTVLWNGAESMQELERYDGCITEWFSAAPGESLHTLPQGMRFVRLFFLGEAGAAFAASVRFEAVQVALKQTGSFASDATRLPLVYDVSAHTSRICHQIGLWDGIKRDRLNWTFDLYMAARSCYFLWDDTAVIRRALRELGEGTPHGKWMNGICEYTLWWIQAVAEYVFYTGDRAFALEMSEPLRRHAGWVFENTDETTGRLSPEGSILIEWVPLTAEERASGLQAIYGMTLSALGRLSADLPALGIGQLPPRPLTNEEEFMRPDNRLAVKALGISAGMVGEERARAFLSSYELRDPVTPLSAYQFAECCSRYGMHDRAYGIIEQVWGGMLDRGATTFWETYTDSYAGGDYHDALTTYESYGSYRISLCHSWSSTPVKWISETVLGVTCLSPGFAAVRFEPTAVGGIARCSGTVHTPRGTIAVSWRRETGGELTGEIHVPEGVEVVVAGVAARVRRGGESLEAQSERSGSR; encoded by the coding sequence TTGGACATCGCTAACAACCGCGCGCTTCCCAAGTGGATCTGGCATCGGGAACGCCATCAACAACGCAGCTTGACGCTGACCGCGCATCTGAATGCAGACGCGCCAATCGAGGGCGCCGTATTTCGCGTGGCGCTTACTGGCGCGGCCGTCGTCCGCTGGAACGGCGACATCGTCGGCCGCATCGTCGAATCCCCGGCCGCGGCCGCAGCGTTTGCGAGCGTCGCTGGCTTCCCCGCGTCGATCCCGGCGGGCCGGCACACGCTTAGCGTCGAGATCGTGGCGAAGGACGACTATCCGATCGCCGACGTCAACGCCTACCTGCACGCGCGCACGGTCGGTTTTATCGGATTTGTCGAAGGCGAAGGGCTATGGCTGCCGAGCGGCGAGGACTGGCTCGCGGACGGCGAGCGCGCCGACGTCGTCGCGCTGCTCGGCGAGGAGCCGTTCGGCGACCTTGAATCGTCGCCGGATTGGTTCGTTCGTGGCGGCTACGGCGATATCGTCGCGACTCCGCTCGAGGATTCGACCGTGCCGGAGCGCTTCGGCGTGGACGCTTCGCCGGCGGGCGCCGGCGCTTGGCGCTTCGGCGGCACGCTCGCCGGCAGCGGCGGGGCGCCGCTCGAAGATCCGGTGCCGGAGCGACTGGAATTGTTCTACCATCTCCGCAAGCAGAACGAATGGACGCTCCGTCGCGCGGCCCAGCAGCGGCTCGATCTCGCCGCGCTGCCGCAGGCGACAGTCGATCTCGAACGCGAGCACAACGCGCGAATCCTGCTCGTCAACGAAGGGACCTCCGCGCTTACCGTGCTATGGAACGGCGCGGAATCGATGCAGGAGCTGGAGCGCTACGACGGTTGCATTACGGAATGGTTCAGCGCCGCGCCGGGAGAGTCGCTTCATACGCTGCCGCAAGGCATGCGCTTCGTGCGCCTGTTCTTCCTCGGCGAGGCCGGAGCGGCGTTCGCCGCATCCGTCCGGTTCGAGGCGGTGCAGGTCGCGCTCAAGCAGACCGGCTCGTTCGCGTCGGACGCGACCCGCTTGCCGCTTGTCTACGACGTATCCGCCCATACGAGCCGAATCTGCCATCAGATCGGGCTCTGGGACGGAATCAAGCGCGACCGGCTCAACTGGACGTTCGACCTGTACATGGCGGCGCGCTCGTGCTATTTCCTGTGGGACGACACGGCCGTTATCCGGCGCGCGCTCCGCGAGCTGGGAGAGGGCACGCCGCATGGCAAATGGATGAACGGCATCTGCGAATACACGCTGTGGTGGATTCAGGCCGTGGCCGAATATGTTTTTTATACGGGCGACCGCGCGTTTGCGCTGGAAATGAGCGAACCGCTGCGGCGTCATGCCGGATGGGTGTTCGAAAACACGGATGAAACGACGGGCCGGCTGTCGCCGGAGGGCAGCATCCTGATCGAATGGGTGCCGCTCACCGCGGAGGAACGGGCTTCGGGGCTGCAGGCGATCTACGGCATGACGCTCTCCGCGCTAGGCAGACTGTCGGCTGATCTGCCGGCGCTCGGTATCGGACAGCTGCCTCCGCGGCCGCTGACTAACGAGGAAGAATTCATGCGTCCGGACAACCGGCTTGCGGTCAAGGCGCTCGGTATCTCGGCCGGCATGGTGGGCGAGGAGCGGGCGCGGGCATTTCTATCGAGCTACGAGCTGCGGGATCCGGTGACGCCGCTGTCCGCCTACCAGTTCGCCGAATGCTGCTCCCGGTACGGCATGCACGACCGCGCCTACGGCATCATCGAGCAGGTCTGGGGCGGCATGCTTGACCGTGGCGCCACGACCTTTTGGGAGACCTACACCGATTCGTACGCGGGGGGCGACTACCACGACGCGCTGACGACCTACGAGTCGTACGGCTCTTACCGGATCAGCCTGTGCCATTCCTGGTCGAGCACGCCGGTCAAGTGGATCTCCGAGACGGTACTGGGCGTGACGTGCTTGTCGCCGGGGTTCGCGGCTGTACGCTTCGAACCGACGGCGGTCGGCGGCATCGCGCGCTGTTCGGGCACCGTGCATACGCCGCGCGGTACGATCGCCGTCTCCTGGCGGCGCGAGACGGGAGGAGAATTGACGGGCGAGATTCACGTTCCGGAAGGCGTCGAGGTCGTTGTAGCAGGCGTCGCGGCGAGGGTCCGCCGGGGCGGCGAATCGCTGGAGGCGCAATCGGAGAGGAGCGGATCGAGATGA
- a CDS encoding carbohydrate ABC transporter permease: MNTARWKRYGLSYLFLLPSFLFIVVFLYYPVILAFFHSFTDWNLVQSKWTGLRNFRTMFGDSSFRTGAVNQVIYTLTDVVKAIVFPLIAAELIFLIGGPRIKYTFRTGFILPMLLPGIVTILLWQNIYDPNNGLLNQLLTLVGLESWVHAWLGEDSTALWAIVFYNFPFIAGLPFLIFYAAIGNMSQEQIEAARIDGANGWQVFTRIHLPFLVPQFKVVTILTIIGSLQDFVKIMVMTGGGPGVATTNPAMIMYNAAFGSSQYGYGSAIGVSLFLVILALTLFNMKFLKTDY; encoded by the coding sequence ATGAATACGGCGCGATGGAAAAGATACGGGCTGTCCTATTTGTTTCTTTTGCCCTCTTTTTTGTTTATCGTCGTCTTTCTTTACTATCCCGTCATTCTCGCGTTTTTCCATTCCTTTACCGATTGGAATCTCGTTCAGTCCAAGTGGACCGGGCTGCGCAATTTCCGGACGATGTTCGGCGACTCAAGCTTCCGGACAGGCGCCGTCAATCAAGTTATCTACACGCTGACGGACGTGGTCAAAGCGATCGTATTTCCGTTGATCGCCGCGGAGCTGATCTTCCTGATCGGCGGACCGAGAATCAAATATACGTTCCGAACCGGCTTCATCCTGCCGATGCTGCTGCCCGGCATCGTGACGATCCTGCTGTGGCAGAACATTTACGACCCGAACAACGGCTTGCTGAACCAACTGCTGACGCTGGTAGGCCTGGAGAGCTGGGTTCACGCATGGCTTGGCGAGGACAGCACCGCGCTATGGGCGATCGTTTTTTACAACTTCCCGTTTATCGCCGGTCTTCCGTTCCTGATCTTCTACGCGGCCATCGGCAACATGAGCCAGGAGCAGATCGAGGCGGCCCGAATCGACGGCGCCAACGGCTGGCAGGTTTTCACCCGAATTCATCTGCCGTTCCTCGTGCCTCAATTCAAAGTAGTGACCATTCTGACGATCATCGGCAGCCTCCAAGACTTCGTCAAGATCATGGTCATGACGGGCGGCGGCCCCGGCGTCGCGACGACCAACCCGGCGATGATCATGTACAACGCCGCGTTCGGCAGCTCGCAGTACGGCTACGGCTCCGCGATCGGCGTATCGTTGTTCCTCGTTATACTCGCGCTGACGCTGTTTAATATGAAGTTTCTCAAAACCGACTACTAG
- a CDS encoding ABC transporter substrate-binding protein has translation MNVRQKTALLLASSLAVASLSACSGSNGNGNASSSASDAGASSSVSASGTASASAGEPKAKKTIVFSTITNYYTAGLQLAAEDYQKLHPETTVKIDIVSDNTTYQTSFQAKMAAGGDDAPDIVHANLLGDTPANNVKKGYILKLNDFVKAPNAYNNGTTLYDGINGDYWPYAYTADGDIFMLPFDLVGTGFYYNKDLFAKAGITETPTTWEDLFADLQKLKDQKIIPLAMSQATGSDYEGWMVGAFEDWANRSLIPDILVQPGDARNTPEVEAINGKVKYDPNDPFFDIGAVVDAERTMALWKSGKYDPVGPAEQKIWSTLKQLSTYLQPGYATMKDADAYQLFISGKAAAYWNGSWQVGQILKDQQALGDKGFEWGTFKFPGFKEADPNFPGDPRGILVPGHQLSVTAKKDADTVARAQDFLQFLYSPEEAQKVFTTTIEAGQFVQGPSLVKGVTLPDVVNSYLDGFKVAGNMNGSIGQIANGNPAAEPNATAEGKSLELQYYNDKITLEQFLQKKAEYTKKTNEKYIADNKFDLDPKTNP, from the coding sequence ATGAATGTTCGTCAAAAAACGGCTTTGCTGCTCGCTTCCTCGCTCGCCGTCGCTTCGCTCTCCGCCTGCTCCGGCTCGAACGGCAACGGCAATGCTTCGTCCTCGGCTTCGGATGCCGGGGCATCTTCATCCGTATCCGCCTCCGGAACCGCTTCCGCATCGGCTGGCGAGCCCAAAGCCAAGAAGACGATCGTTTTCTCCACGATCACCAATTACTATACGGCAGGACTTCAGCTTGCGGCCGAGGACTACCAGAAGCTTCATCCGGAGACGACCGTCAAGATCGACATCGTGTCCGACAACACGACCTACCAGACATCCTTTCAGGCCAAGATGGCGGCAGGCGGCGACGATGCGCCGGATATCGTGCACGCCAACCTGCTCGGCGATACGCCGGCCAACAACGTCAAGAAAGGCTACATCCTGAAGCTGAACGATTTCGTGAAGGCGCCAAATGCCTACAACAACGGCACGACGCTTTACGACGGCATCAACGGCGATTACTGGCCATACGCCTACACCGCCGACGGCGACATCTTCATGCTGCCGTTCGATCTCGTCGGCACGGGCTTCTATTACAACAAAGACTTGTTCGCGAAGGCGGGCATCACCGAGACGCCGACGACCTGGGAGGATCTGTTCGCAGACCTGCAGAAGCTCAAGGATCAGAAGATCATCCCGCTCGCGATGTCGCAAGCGACCGGCTCCGACTACGAAGGCTGGATGGTAGGCGCGTTCGAGGACTGGGCGAACCGTTCGCTGATTCCCGATATCCTCGTGCAGCCGGGAGACGCCCGCAATACGCCGGAGGTCGAAGCGATCAACGGCAAGGTCAAATACGATCCGAACGATCCGTTCTTCGATATCGGCGCGGTCGTCGACGCAGAGCGCACGATGGCGCTGTGGAAGTCGGGCAAATACGATCCGGTGGGGCCGGCCGAGCAGAAAATTTGGTCCACGCTGAAGCAGCTGTCGACGTATTTGCAGCCTGGCTACGCGACGATGAAGGATGCCGACGCTTACCAGCTGTTCATCTCGGGCAAGGCGGCCGCCTACTGGAACGGCAGCTGGCAGGTCGGCCAGATCCTCAAGGATCAGCAAGCGCTGGGCGACAAGGGCTTCGAATGGGGCACCTTCAAGTTCCCCGGCTTCAAGGAAGCCGATCCGAACTTCCCGGGCGACCCGCGCGGCATTCTCGTGCCGGGCCACCAGCTCTCCGTCACCGCCAAGAAGGACGCCGACACGGTCGCTCGCGCCCAGGATTTCCTGCAGTTCCTGTATTCGCCCGAGGAAGCGCAAAAGGTGTTCACGACGACGATCGAAGCCGGCCAGTTCGTGCAAGGACCGAGCCTCGTCAAAGGCGTCACGCTGCCCGATGTCGTTAATTCGTACCTGGACGGCTTTAAGGTCGCGGGCAACATGAACGGTTCGATCGGCCAGATCGCCAACGGCAACCCGGCCGCCGAGCCCAACGCGACAGCCGAAGGGAAGTCGCTGGAGCTCCAATACTACAACGACAAAATTACGCTCGAGCAGTTCCTGCAAAAGAAAGCCGAATACACGAAAAAGACGAACGAGAAGTACATCGCGGACAACAAATTCGACCTCGATCCCAAGACCAACCCTTAA
- a CDS encoding carbohydrate ABC transporter permease, giving the protein MTARMSKWAGSAVLVALLVATLVPFFLLIYFSFKDQIEILVDFWGLPSALKWENYSAAWDAVKASIGHSLYVCFVTVLGAVLLGSLSGFVFARHRFPLRGLLYLMLIGVMMIPSLLNIVPLYAIINNLGFTNSYLGLILPYIAGTQLLGIMLCRTFYESLPQELFEAARIDGGGEFYVYSRIALPLSLPILVTVAIVTFLAVYSDYLWPFIVLSQEHQTFTMAAVGLNRSGRTDIGLSFAAYIVGSVPTILLILFGMKYYIEGMVTGAVKA; this is encoded by the coding sequence ATGACCGCGCGCATGTCGAAATGGGCGGGCTCCGCCGTGCTTGTTGCGCTTCTCGTCGCTACGCTCGTGCCTTTTTTTCTGCTGATCTACTTCTCGTTCAAGGACCAGATCGAGATTCTCGTCGATTTCTGGGGTCTGCCGTCCGCGCTCAAATGGGAAAATTATTCGGCCGCCTGGGACGCCGTCAAAGCCAGCATCGGCCATTCGCTATACGTCTGCTTCGTCACCGTGCTGGGCGCCGTGCTGCTCGGTTCGCTGTCCGGCTTCGTGTTCGCCCGGCACCGTTTCCCATTGCGCGGCTTGCTGTACCTGATGCTGATTGGCGTCATGATGATCCCGTCGCTGCTCAACATCGTGCCGCTCTATGCGATTATCAACAATCTGGGCTTCACGAACAGCTACCTGGGCCTGATCCTGCCCTACATCGCAGGCACGCAGCTGCTCGGCATCATGCTGTGTCGCACCTTTTACGAGTCGCTGCCCCAGGAGCTGTTCGAGGCGGCCCGGATCGACGGCGGCGGCGAATTTTACGTCTACTCCCGGATTGCGCTGCCGCTGAGCCTGCCGATCCTCGTCACCGTCGCGATCGTCACCTTCCTTGCGGTATACAGCGATTACCTGTGGCCGTTTATCGTGCTGAGCCAGGAGCACCAGACGTTCACGATGGCCGCGGTCGGGCTCAACCGCTCGGGCCGGACGGACATTGGACTGTCCTTCGCCGCTTATATCGTCGGCAGCGTGCCGACGATCCTGCTCATTCTGTTCGGCATGAAGTATTACATCGAAGGCATGGTCACCGGCGCCGTGAAGGCGTGA
- a CDS encoding IclR family transcriptional regulator yields MDLLNLFLNHNKLSMNDIIRLSGVPKSSAHRMIGSLADMGFLTKDQDGLYALGLLFLQFGNLVAERLDIRHVAAPDMLRLRDGIDEAVHLAVRDGDFSMYVEKLDTDHPVRLFTKIGRKAPLYAGASSRILLAFMPDAERERYLSEVELDKIGDGTIVSMAKLRETLALTRKTGYSFSRSELENYTAELCAPIFDHAGRMAAGLSIAGPEVRFGEDRLPELIRTVKQTAYDISRKLGYAGPPITL; encoded by the coding sequence ATGGATCTATTGAATTTGTTTTTGAATCATAACAAACTCAGCATGAACGACATCATCCGCTTGTCCGGCGTTCCCAAATCCTCCGCCCACCGCATGATCGGTTCGCTGGCAGACATGGGCTTCCTGACCAAGGATCAGGACGGCCTGTACGCGCTCGGCCTGTTGTTCCTTCAGTTCGGCAATCTGGTCGCGGAGCGGCTCGATATCCGTCATGTCGCCGCGCCCGACATGCTGCGGCTGCGGGACGGCATCGACGAAGCCGTTCATCTCGCCGTACGCGACGGCGACTTTTCCATGTACGTCGAGAAGCTCGACACGGACCATCCCGTGCGGCTGTTCACCAAGATCGGCAGAAAGGCGCCGCTCTACGCCGGCGCGTCTTCGCGTATTTTACTGGCCTTCATGCCCGATGCGGAGCGGGAACGTTATCTTAGCGAAGTCGAACTCGATAAGATCGGAGACGGTACGATCGTCAGCATGGCCAAGCTGCGGGAGACGCTGGCCTTGACCCGGAAGACGGGTTACAGCTTCAGCCGGTCCGAGCTGGAGAACTACACGGCGGAGCTGTGCGCGCCTATCTTCGATCATGCCGGACGAATGGCGGCCGGGCTCAGCATCGCCGGTCCGGAGGTCCGATTCGGCGAAGACCGCCTGCCCGAACTGATCCGGACCGTCAAGCAGACAGCTTACGACATCTCGCGAAAGCTCGGCTACGCGGGACCGCCTATTACGCTGTAG
- a CDS encoding MFS transporter: MSEADEQASEALAPGESHALLRRNWRIDIAAAVVNSLCIGMIVPYLAVMALRFGGGAWHTAAIASAAAAANLLAIFWGKLTAGYGKVRLVFLFHGAARLALLPMAFVSDPLSLAALTLLFFALQGVATPAYVGLMRSIYPEGKRATYMSIVRVSAGLATLAGTYVSGKWLADDFRAAALIGFVLGVVGICMFARIREPESAQEEKAASGGARWTETLSALRADRSFQLLLAGVFIYEFFMLLPASVYPVYQVGKMNLDNGQIGLISMATTAAALLFNPIWGHVIDKRTAIPVLSWCAAAGTLLPLAYWLLPGFWPAAAGAFAMGIASAGMDLAWMNYLSRSSGRYLSSFSGIYLSLVGFRGIAAPLIGAALAERAGLPAVFALSFFAGWAALVPFLLLLPSVRGKTGK; the protein is encoded by the coding sequence ATGAGCGAAGCCGACGAGCAAGCTTCCGAAGCGCTGGCACCAGGCGAGTCGCATGCGCTGCTGCGCAGGAATTGGCGTATCGACATCGCGGCCGCGGTCGTGAACAGCCTTTGCATCGGCATGATCGTCCCTTATCTGGCGGTCATGGCGCTCCGCTTCGGAGGCGGCGCGTGGCATACGGCCGCGATCGCTTCCGCTGCGGCAGCCGCGAATTTGCTGGCGATATTTTGGGGGAAGCTTACGGCGGGATACGGCAAGGTAAGGCTCGTCTTTTTGTTCCACGGAGCGGCCCGGCTTGCGCTGCTGCCGATGGCTTTCGTTAGCGATCCGCTATCGCTGGCCGCGTTGACGCTGCTCTTTTTTGCGCTCCAGGGCGTGGCAACGCCCGCTTACGTCGGTCTGATGCGATCCATCTATCCGGAAGGCAAGCGGGCGACCTATATGTCCATCGTCCGGGTGTCCGCGGGGCTGGCGACGCTTGCGGGGACATACGTGTCGGGGAAATGGCTGGCGGACGACTTTCGCGCGGCGGCGCTCATCGGATTCGTCCTCGGCGTCGTCGGCATTTGCATGTTCGCGCGCATTCGCGAGCCGGAGTCGGCGCAAGAGGAGAAGGCCGCCTCCGGGGGAGCGCGTTGGACGGAGACGCTCTCCGCGCTTCGCGCGGACCGCAGCTTCCAGCTGCTGCTCGCCGGCGTATTTATTTACGAGTTTTTTATGCTGCTGCCGGCATCCGTCTATCCGGTGTACCAAGTTGGGAAAATGAACCTCGACAATGGGCAGATCGGCTTGATCAGCATGGCGACGACGGCCGCCGCGCTGTTGTTCAACCCGATCTGGGGGCATGTCATCGACAAGCGAACGGCGATCCCGGTCCTGTCCTGGTGCGCCGCGGCGGGCACGCTGCTGCCGCTGGCCTACTGGTTGCTGCCGGGTTTCTGGCCTGCCGCGGCCGGCGCATTCGCGATGGGCATCGCTTCGGCGGGCATGGACCTGGCGTGGATGAACTATCTGTCACGCTCGTCGGGGCGCTACCTGTCTTCCTTCAGCGGGATTTACTTGTCGCTGGTCGGCTTCAGAGGCATCGCCGCGCCGCTCATCGGAGCTGCGCTGGCCGAGCGGGCTGGGCTGCCGGCCGTGTTCGCCCTATCTTTCTTTGCGGGCTGGGCGGCGCTTGTGCCGTTCCTGCTGCTGCTCCCGTCCGTGCGCGGCAAAACCGGGAAATGA
- a CDS encoding glycosyl hydrolase codes for MSGLLQEQFERPPVDYRGKPFWSWNGELRQEELIRQIGVLKEMGFGGFFMHSRTGLATEYMGEEWMKLINACADEAERLGMEAWLYDEDRWPSGTAGGLVTREPDYRRKFIRLRVSGAEAFIPPQDPPLALFECALDGLAASEVRQLADGERPAPGRWALCFTVEEQASESFYNGYTYVDTMNREAVDRFIELTHEAYKNACGDRLGRSIKGIFTDEPHRGALLDGFGLANPDPEWLAPWTASLFERFRERFGYDLAPRLPELFLQIEGRAVSQVKWHYAELLTELFMESFAKPIGDWCEANGIALTGHTLHEDSLTAQTAMVGSVMRFYEHMSHPGVDVLTEGNVDYWIVKQLSSAARQLGRPWLMSELYGCTGWQMTLQGHKAVGDWQALLGINLRCHHLSWYTMAGEAKRDYPASIFYQSAWWRQYETVETYYARLGLLLSQGEPACELLVVHPVESVWCQTYPDWSRGLSAVSPAVRELERKFEALYHLLAGERIDFDYGDEEMMSRLACVETGEDGTPRLRVGRAVYRAVLVSGMTTIRSDTLRLLERFAAAGGRVVFAGEAPAYVDALPSEWCAGFADGGQAIRCETAELAALLRAGAGVGAIVSAQGAGGEPLPGIHTQVRRLGGRTIVVLMNMDRTNELRDVTIRLPAPVGGGGAGCPGTSAAGVNDSGVNDSGANDSGANDSGANDSGTNDLVASDLVANDLWASAAAVEEWNCLTGERFALEAFREGNALVLTTDFPPSGERVFVVSDGRAVPEETLPAAVRLADAAEMPLQGPFAYALEEPNVCVLDRAEWRLDDGEWRPAEEVLRIDAAARRERGLPLRAGDMIQPWYRRKYLAESAGERARLSLRFAFDAAEIPQGELYLAAERPELLEIKLNGIAIDTSAPEGWWIDPCFVKLRIAPAQLRQGGNLLEVSADLHADFDLENLYLLGGFGVVLNGTQPTLTRLPERLEAGDILGQGLPFYGGAITYRISREEVARVAATLGTAHAGGELYAAFGEGAAAIVVREAEAGTDAGAGGEAQTGEAQTGEAQHGEAQTGDAQTRRHTGAHTVVWHPYEVPISGESELEVKWILTRRNTFGPLHQLPVLTPYYAPSNWLTEGAAYSEAYALVPAGMAEPRLRSKLPAQSRNPTGA; via the coding sequence ATGAGCGGCCTGCTGCAGGAACAGTTCGAACGTCCGCCCGTCGATTACCGCGGCAAGCCGTTCTGGTCCTGGAACGGCGAGCTTCGGCAGGAGGAGCTGATCCGCCAGATCGGCGTCCTCAAGGAGATGGGCTTCGGCGGCTTCTTCATGCATTCGCGGACGGGGCTGGCGACCGAATACATGGGCGAGGAATGGATGAAGCTGATCAACGCGTGCGCGGACGAGGCCGAGCGGCTTGGCATGGAGGCTTGGCTGTACGACGAGGACCGATGGCCGAGCGGGACAGCCGGCGGACTCGTTACGCGGGAGCCCGATTACCGCCGGAAGTTCATCCGGCTGCGCGTCAGCGGCGCGGAGGCATTCATTCCGCCTCAGGATCCGCCGCTTGCCTTGTTCGAGTGCGCGCTTGACGGACTCGCCGCGAGCGAAGTGCGGCAGCTTGCGGATGGAGAGCGGCCCGCGCCAGGCCGGTGGGCGCTTTGTTTCACCGTCGAAGAGCAGGCGAGCGAGAGCTTTTACAACGGCTACACTTATGTCGACACGATGAACCGCGAGGCCGTGGACCGCTTTATCGAGCTGACCCATGAAGCCTACAAAAATGCGTGCGGCGACCGGCTGGGGCGCTCCATCAAAGGCATTTTTACCGACGAGCCTCACCGCGGCGCGCTGCTGGACGGCTTCGGGCTCGCCAATCCCGATCCGGAATGGCTCGCGCCCTGGACGGCATCGCTGTTCGAGCGATTTCGCGAGCGGTTCGGCTACGACCTGGCGCCGCGACTGCCGGAGCTGTTCCTGCAGATCGAGGGCCGCGCTGTCTCGCAGGTCAAATGGCACTACGCGGAGCTGCTGACCGAGCTGTTCATGGAAAGCTTCGCGAAGCCGATCGGCGACTGGTGCGAGGCGAACGGGATCGCATTGACCGGACATACGCTGCACGAGGACAGCCTGACGGCCCAGACCGCGATGGTCGGCTCGGTCATGCGCTTTTACGAGCATATGAGTCACCCCGGCGTTGACGTGCTGACCGAAGGCAACGTCGATTACTGGATCGTCAAGCAGCTCTCTTCCGCGGCGCGCCAGCTCGGGCGGCCCTGGCTCATGTCGGAGCTGTACGGCTGTACGGGCTGGCAGATGACGCTGCAAGGGCACAAGGCGGTGGGCGACTGGCAGGCGCTGCTCGGCATTAACCTCCGCTGTCATCACTTGTCCTGGTACACGATGGCGGGCGAGGCCAAGCGCGATTACCCCGCGAGCATTTTCTACCAGTCCGCCTGGTGGCGGCAGTACGAGACCGTAGAGACGTACTACGCACGGCTCGGACTGTTGCTGTCGCAGGGAGAGCCGGCGTGCGAGCTGCTGGTCGTCCATCCGGTCGAGAGCGTCTGGTGCCAGACGTATCCCGACTGGTCGCGAGGCCTGTCGGCGGTGTCGCCGGCGGTCCGGGAGCTCGAGCGCAAGTTCGAGGCGCTGTACCATCTGCTGGCGGGGGAACGAATCGACTTCGACTACGGCGACGAGGAAATGATGTCAAGGCTGGCATGCGTCGAAACGGGGGAAGACGGGACGCCGCGCCTTCGGGTCGGCCGCGCGGTCTATCGCGCGGTGCTCGTGTCCGGCATGACGACGATCCGGAGCGATACGCTGCGGCTGTTGGAGCGGTTTGCGGCGGCGGGCGGCCGGGTCGTGTTCGCGGGCGAGGCGCCGGCTTATGTGGACGCGCTGCCGAGCGAGTGGTGTGCCGGATTCGCCGACGGAGGGCAGGCGATCCGCTGCGAGACGGCGGAGCTGGCGGCGCTGCTGCGCGCGGGGGCCGGTGTCGGCGCGATCGTGTCCGCGCAGGGCGCGGGCGGCGAACCGCTGCCGGGCATTCACACGCAAGTTCGCCGGTTAGGCGGTCGGACGATCGTGGTCTTGATGAACATGGACAGGACGAATGAACTGCGCGATGTCACGATCCGGCTGCCGGCGCCGGTTGGCGGTGGGGGAGCGGGCTGTCCGGGGACGAGCGCCGCGGGGGTGAACGACTCGGGGGTGAACGACTCGGGGGCGAACGACTCGGGGGCGAACGACTCGGGGGCGAACGACTCGGGGACGAACGACTTGGTGGCAAGCGACTTGGTGGCGAACGACTTGTGGGCGAGCGCCGCGGCCGTCGAGGAGTGGAACTGCCTCACAGGCGAACGATTTGCATTGGAGGCGTTTCGCGAGGGCAATGCACTCGTCTTGACGACGGATTTTCCGCCGTCCGGCGAGCGCGTCTTCGTCGTGAGCGACGGGCGGGCCGTCCCGGAGGAGACGCTGCCTGCCGCGGTTCGGCTCGCTGACGCCGCAGAGATGCCGCTTCAAGGGCCGTTCGCGTACGCATTGGAGGAGCCCAACGTTTGCGTGCTCGACAGGGCCGAATGGCGATTGGACGACGGCGAATGGCGTCCGGCCGAGGAGGTGCTGCGGATCGACGCCGCCGCGCGCCGCGAGCGCGGGCTGCCGCTGCGGGCAGGAGACATGATCCAGCCTTGGTACCGGCGCAAATATCTGGCCGAATCCGCGGGGGAGAGGGCAAGGCTGTCGCTGCGTTTCGCATTCGACGCTGCGGAGATTCCGCAGGGCGAGCTGTATCTGGCGGCCGAGCGTCCCGAGCTGCTTGAGATCAAGCTGAACGGCATAGCGATCGACACGTCGGCACCGGAAGGCTGGTGGATCGATCCTTGCTTCGTAAAGCTGCGCATCGCGCCCGCGCAATTGCGGCAGGGTGGCAATCTGCTCGAAGTGTCCGCAGATCTGCACGCCGACTTCGACTTGGAGAACCTCTATCTGCTCGGCGGCTTCGGCGTCGTTCTGAACGGGACGCAGCCGACGCTGACGCGTCTGCCGGAGCGGCTTGAGGCGGGCGATATTTTGGGGCAGGGACTGCCTTTTTACGGCGGAGCGATCACTTACAGGATTAGCCGCGAAGAGGTGGCGCGCGTGGCTGCGACGCTCGGAACGGCGCATGCCGGCGGCGAACTGTACGCTGCGTTCGGCGAAGGAGCGGCCGCGATCGTCGTTCGTGAAGCGGAAGCAGGCACGGACGCAGGCGCGGGAGGCGAGGCGCAAACTGGCGAGGCACAGACTGGCGAGGCGCAGCATGGCGAGGCACAAACTGGCGATGCACAGACTAGAAGGCATACCGGCGCACATACCGTGGTCTGGCATCCGTACGAAGTGCCGATCTCGGGCGAGAGCGAGCTTGAAGTAAAGTGGATACTGACGCGGCGCAACACGTTCGGACCGCTCCACCAGCTGCCGGTGCTGACGCCATACTATGCGCCAAGCAACTGGCTCACGGAGGGCGCAGCATACAGCGAAGCGTACGCGCTCGTGCCGGCGGGGATGGCAGAGCCCCGTTTGCGATCGAAGCTGCCCGCGCAGTCGCGGAACCCAACCGGGGCATAG